A window from Rhinoraja longicauda isolate Sanriku21f chromosome 26, sRhiLon1.1, whole genome shotgun sequence encodes these proteins:
- the LOC144606309 gene encoding cytochrome P450 2D3-like isoform X3 codes for MSLDFGWTNVVVLSGYKALKEALVKKSEDFADRPELPVYEKIFKRFGEGIVFAKYGPWWKAQRKFALLTLKIFGLGKKSLELRIVEEAGFLNQAFEGEQGSPFDPRIPLTYANSNIICSIIFGDRFEYHDEWFLGFLHILEESFVLEGGFWGQMTNALPFIRHLPGPQQKIFENQNKITQFLQTIVTRHKESWDPDDPRDFIDAFFTQQEKTKHIPNTSFLESNLVGTLWSLFGAGTETTSTTLNWALLFMVLHPDVQSQVHEEIDRIIGNGRKPKLEDREEMPFTNAVIHETQRLGNIVPISLPHETYRDTEVMGYTIPKGTTIFPNITSALYDEDVWLTPREFNPGHFLNSDRMFVKPEAFIPFSAGHRVCLGEQLAKTELFIFFTSLLQHFTFFLPENEPRPNFREAKYGITLCPHPYRLCAKTR; via the exons ATGAGCTTAGACTTTGGGTGGACAAACGTGGTGGTGTTGAGCGGCTACAAGGCCCTGAAAGAGGCGCTGGTGAAGAAATCTGAAGATTTTGCGGACCGGCCAGAACTCCCAGTATATGAAAAGATCTTTAAGCGGTTTGGAGAAG GTATTGTTTTTGCAAAGTATGGTCCCTGGTGGAAAGCGCAGAGAAAATTTGCACTTTTGACGCTGAAAATTTTTGGTCTCGGAAAGAAGTCTCTTGAATTGCGAATTGTGGAAGAGGCTGGATTTTTAAATCAGGCATTTGAAGGTGAACAAG GTAGCCCTTTTGATCCTCGCATCCCGTTAACTTATGCAAACTCAAATATTATCTGTTCGATTATCTTCGGGGATCGTTTTGAGTATCATGACGAATGGTTCCTTGGATTTTTGCACATACTTGAAGAAAGCTTTGTATTGGAAGGTGGATTTTGGGGCCAG ATGACGAATGCCTTGCCCTTTATTCGACACCTCCCGGGCCCACAgcagaaaatatttgaaaatcaaaataaaatcacTCAATTTTTACAAACAATAGTCACAAGGCACAAAGAATCATGGGATCCAGATGATCCCAGGGACTTCATTGATGCTTTCTTTACACAACAGGAGAAG ACGAAACACATCCCCAACACAAGTTTTCTGGAGTCCAACCTGGTAGGAACATTATGGAGCCTTTTTGGTGCAGGTACAGAGACCACCTCCACCACCCTAAACTGGGCCTTGCTCTTCATGGTGCTCCATCCTGATGTACAGT CCCAAGTCCAtgaggagattgacagaatcattgggaatgggaggaagccgaagttgGAAGACCGTGAGGAAATGCCATTCACTAATGCAGTTATCCACGAAACCCAACGCTTAGGAAATATTGTTCCAATTTCACTGCCTCATGAAACATACAGAGACACCGAGGTCATGGGTTACACCATTCCCAAG GGAACAACAATCTTTCCAAACATTACCTCAGCCTTGTATGATGAAGATGTTTGGTTGACTCCACGTGAGTTTAATCCGGGACATTTCCTGAATTCGGACAGGATGTTTGTGAAGCCGGAAGCTTTCATCCCATTCTCTGCAG GTCACCGTGTGTGTTTGGGGGAGCAGCTGGCAAAGACGGAACTCTTCATCTTCTTCACATCCTTGCTCCAACACTTCACCTTCTTTCTCCCGGAAAACGAGCCACGGCCAAACTTCAGGGAAGCTAAATATGGAATTACCCTCTGTCCACACCCCTATCGTCTCTGTGCTAAAACCAGATGA
- the LOC144606309 gene encoding cytochrome P450 2D20-like isoform X2, with the protein MELWALPEVMLRVFGVFPVLAVFCTVFALAFDLMKRRKKCGNYPPGPRALPFLGNLLQVDLHNPHLSFAKLRKQYGDVMSLDFGWTNVVVLSGYKALKEALVKKSEDFADRPELPVYEKIFKRFGEGIVFAKYGPWWKAQRKFALLTLKIFGLGKKSLELRIVEEAGFLNQAFEGEQGSPFDPRIPLTYANSNIICSIIFGDRFEYHDEWFLGFLHILEESFVLEGGFWGQTKHIPNTSFLESNLVGTLWSLFGAGTETTSTTLNWALLFMVLHPDVQSQVHEEIDRIIGNGRKPKLEDREEMPFTNAVIHETQRLGNIVPISLPHETYRDTEVMGYTIPKGTTIFPNITSALYDEDVWLTPREFNPGHFLNSDRMFVKPEAFIPFSAGHRVCLGEQLAKTELFIFFTSLLQHFTFFLPENEPRPNFREAKYGITLCPHPYRLCAKTR; encoded by the exons ATGGAGTTGTGGGCTCTCCCCGAGGTGATGCTCAGGGTGTTTGGCGTGTTCCCGGTGCTGGCCGTGTTCTGCACCGTCTTTGCCCTGGCCTTTGACTTgatgaagaggaggaagaagTGTGGCAACTACCCTCCCGGGCCCCGGGCCCTGCCTTTCCTCGGCAACCTGCTGCAAGTGGATCTGCACAACCCGCACCTCTCATTCGCAAAG CTGCGGAAGCAGTACGGCGATGTGATGAGCTTAGACTTTGGGTGGACAAACGTGGTGGTGTTGAGCGGCTACAAGGCCCTGAAAGAGGCGCTGGTGAAGAAATCTGAAGATTTTGCGGACCGGCCAGAACTCCCAGTATATGAAAAGATCTTTAAGCGGTTTGGAGAAG GTATTGTTTTTGCAAAGTATGGTCCCTGGTGGAAAGCGCAGAGAAAATTTGCACTTTTGACGCTGAAAATTTTTGGTCTCGGAAAGAAGTCTCTTGAATTGCGAATTGTGGAAGAGGCTGGATTTTTAAATCAGGCATTTGAAGGTGAACAAG GTAGCCCTTTTGATCCTCGCATCCCGTTAACTTATGCAAACTCAAATATTATCTGTTCGATTATCTTCGGGGATCGTTTTGAGTATCATGACGAATGGTTCCTTGGATTTTTGCACATACTTGAAGAAAGCTTTGTATTGGAAGGTGGATTTTGGGGCCAG ACGAAACACATCCCCAACACAAGTTTTCTGGAGTCCAACCTGGTAGGAACATTATGGAGCCTTTTTGGTGCAGGTACAGAGACCACCTCCACCACCCTAAACTGGGCCTTGCTCTTCATGGTGCTCCATCCTGATGTACAGT CCCAAGTCCAtgaggagattgacagaatcattgggaatgggaggaagccgaagttgGAAGACCGTGAGGAAATGCCATTCACTAATGCAGTTATCCACGAAACCCAACGCTTAGGAAATATTGTTCCAATTTCACTGCCTCATGAAACATACAGAGACACCGAGGTCATGGGTTACACCATTCCCAAG GGAACAACAATCTTTCCAAACATTACCTCAGCCTTGTATGATGAAGATGTTTGGTTGACTCCACGTGAGTTTAATCCGGGACATTTCCTGAATTCGGACAGGATGTTTGTGAAGCCGGAAGCTTTCATCCCATTCTCTGCAG GTCACCGTGTGTGTTTGGGGGAGCAGCTGGCAAAGACGGAACTCTTCATCTTCTTCACATCCTTGCTCCAACACTTCACCTTCTTTCTCCCGGAAAACGAGCCACGGCCAAACTTCAGGGAAGCTAAATATGGAATTACCCTCTGTCCACACCCCTATCGTCTCTGTGCTAAAACCAGATGA
- the LOC144606309 gene encoding cytochrome P450 2D26-like isoform X1, whose translation MELWALPEVMLRVFGVFPVLAVFCTVFALAFDLMKRRKKCGNYPPGPRALPFLGNLLQVDLHNPHLSFAKLRKQYGDVMSLDFGWTNVVVLSGYKALKEALVKKSEDFADRPELPVYEKIFKRFGEGIVFAKYGPWWKAQRKFALLTLKIFGLGKKSLELRIVEEAGFLNQAFEGEQGSPFDPRIPLTYANSNIICSIIFGDRFEYHDEWFLGFLHILEESFVLEGGFWGQMTNALPFIRHLPGPQQKIFENQNKITQFLQTIVTRHKESWDPDDPRDFIDAFFTQQEKTKHIPNTSFLESNLVGTLWSLFGAGTETTSTTLNWALLFMVLHPDVQSQVHEEIDRIIGNGRKPKLEDREEMPFTNAVIHETQRLGNIVPISLPHETYRDTEVMGYTIPKGTTIFPNITSALYDEDVWLTPREFNPGHFLNSDRMFVKPEAFIPFSAGHRVCLGEQLAKTELFIFFTSLLQHFTFFLPENEPRPNFREAKYGITLCPHPYRLCAKTR comes from the exons ATGGAGTTGTGGGCTCTCCCCGAGGTGATGCTCAGGGTGTTTGGCGTGTTCCCGGTGCTGGCCGTGTTCTGCACCGTCTTTGCCCTGGCCTTTGACTTgatgaagaggaggaagaagTGTGGCAACTACCCTCCCGGGCCCCGGGCCCTGCCTTTCCTCGGCAACCTGCTGCAAGTGGATCTGCACAACCCGCACCTCTCATTCGCAAAG CTGCGGAAGCAGTACGGCGATGTGATGAGCTTAGACTTTGGGTGGACAAACGTGGTGGTGTTGAGCGGCTACAAGGCCCTGAAAGAGGCGCTGGTGAAGAAATCTGAAGATTTTGCGGACCGGCCAGAACTCCCAGTATATGAAAAGATCTTTAAGCGGTTTGGAGAAG GTATTGTTTTTGCAAAGTATGGTCCCTGGTGGAAAGCGCAGAGAAAATTTGCACTTTTGACGCTGAAAATTTTTGGTCTCGGAAAGAAGTCTCTTGAATTGCGAATTGTGGAAGAGGCTGGATTTTTAAATCAGGCATTTGAAGGTGAACAAG GTAGCCCTTTTGATCCTCGCATCCCGTTAACTTATGCAAACTCAAATATTATCTGTTCGATTATCTTCGGGGATCGTTTTGAGTATCATGACGAATGGTTCCTTGGATTTTTGCACATACTTGAAGAAAGCTTTGTATTGGAAGGTGGATTTTGGGGCCAG ATGACGAATGCCTTGCCCTTTATTCGACACCTCCCGGGCCCACAgcagaaaatatttgaaaatcaaaataaaatcacTCAATTTTTACAAACAATAGTCACAAGGCACAAAGAATCATGGGATCCAGATGATCCCAGGGACTTCATTGATGCTTTCTTTACACAACAGGAGAAG ACGAAACACATCCCCAACACAAGTTTTCTGGAGTCCAACCTGGTAGGAACATTATGGAGCCTTTTTGGTGCAGGTACAGAGACCACCTCCACCACCCTAAACTGGGCCTTGCTCTTCATGGTGCTCCATCCTGATGTACAGT CCCAAGTCCAtgaggagattgacagaatcattgggaatgggaggaagccgaagttgGAAGACCGTGAGGAAATGCCATTCACTAATGCAGTTATCCACGAAACCCAACGCTTAGGAAATATTGTTCCAATTTCACTGCCTCATGAAACATACAGAGACACCGAGGTCATGGGTTACACCATTCCCAAG GGAACAACAATCTTTCCAAACATTACCTCAGCCTTGTATGATGAAGATGTTTGGTTGACTCCACGTGAGTTTAATCCGGGACATTTCCTGAATTCGGACAGGATGTTTGTGAAGCCGGAAGCTTTCATCCCATTCTCTGCAG GTCACCGTGTGTGTTTGGGGGAGCAGCTGGCAAAGACGGAACTCTTCATCTTCTTCACATCCTTGCTCCAACACTTCACCTTCTTTCTCCCGGAAAACGAGCCACGGCCAAACTTCAGGGAAGCTAAATATGGAATTACCCTCTGTCCACACCCCTATCGTCTCTGTGCTAAAACCAGATGA